Part of the Chitinophaga parva genome is shown below.
AGTTCCCGGTTGACCGGGTTGCGGCTTTACCCGCAGGTCGGCCAGCAGGTCTACCCGCCGGCTTGTAAAATCTTTCAGGGAAAAACTGTTCTGTACACAGGAAAGGCCAATGAGACAGCCCAGGGTTCCCGCCACGATCAAAAAAGGATAAGCAAATTTATTATTCTCAGACATACCAATACTTGAATGCCGCACTAACGCTCATTCATGTACGCTTATTATTCTTTTGCCAGCGTCATATCGGCGTCCAGTGCATGCAGTTTGTAACGGGTGATAATTGCAGTGACTCTTGAAACCCACACATTGCCCGCAGAAGAGTACTTGCCTGCATGCATGTGTTTTAGCCACAAAGCGTAATCAGACGAGCCCTTAACGGAGCCATACCACCGCTTCTTTTTGAGCGTTTTTACAAAGCTCTGAAACGAAGCCTCTGCCGTGGTGTATTCTCTATACTTGGAATGATAGGTACCTTTCTTATGCAAATTGTTCTTACCGACTATGCCAAAGTGATTGTGCAGCAGCCGGGCATTTTTGCTATTGCCCATTCCGGATTCCAGCATCGCAACACCCAGGATCACGCTGGCGGGTATGCCAGATTCCCTCATTAATTGTTGCGCTACGGGTTTAAACTCATGCAGGTAACTTTTCGCGTTGTATTGCTGCGCCTGCGCCATGGTCACCAAGACCAGGAGGCTGAGGGTCAATACGAGGGCCCTGAAGATCTTACTGCATTTCATTTGGTGACGTTTAGGTTCAATAAAGCAACCGCCCCAACTCGTTCCTCTGTTCAATAATCGATGTTTTCGTTAAGAAATGTATTTAAGTAGCAGGTAGTAAGGGTTCATTCGCACTTACTACCCGAATAGATTAAAATTAAATTTAATGCATCTTTTCGTCCCGGCCAAAAAAGATTGACCGTCGGTGGTTAGGCTTTTGCCTCTTTCACCAGGTCTATACGCAATTCCGCCAGTTGTTTGTCATCGATGGCGCTGGGCGCATCGAGCATTACGTCCCTGCCGGAGTTGTTTTTCGGGAAAGCAATGAAATCGCGGATGGTCTCACTGCCGCCCAGCAGGGAGCAAAGGCGGTCAAAACCGAAGGCGATGCCACCGTGCGGCGGGGCGCCGTATTCAAAGGCGCCGAGCAGGAAGCCAAACTTGTGCTGGGCTTCTTCCGGGCTCATCCCCAAAGCGGCAAACATTTTTTCCTGCAGCGGACGCTGGAAGATGCGGATGCTGCCACCGCCAATTTCCGTGCCATTTAACACGATGTCATAGGCGTTGGCCTTGATCTCCCCATAACGGCTCAGGTCGTCCATCAGGGCAATATGCTCCGGTTTGGGTGAGGTGAACGGGTGGTGACGGGCTACCCAGCGGTTGTCTTCCTCTGCCCATTCCAGCAGGGGGAAGTCAATCACCCACAGGGGTTTGAATACGTTCTTATCCCGCAGGCCCAGGCGCTCGCCCATTTCCAGGCGCAGTTCAGAGGCCGCTTTGCGGGTCTTTTCTTCCTTACCAGCCAGCACCAGGATCAGGTCACCGGGCCTGGCGTTGGCCAGTTCGGCCCATACTTTCAGCTTGGGCTCATCAAAGAATTTATCTACAGAGCTCTTGATGGAACCATCTGCACCCACGCGGGCGTAAATGAGACCGCTCATCCCGATCTGGGGGCGTTTCACCCAGTCTGTCAGCTCATCCAGTTGTTTACGGGTGTATTCGGCGCAGCCGGCAGCATTGATGGCCAGTACCACCTCTGCCTCGTCAAACACCTTGAAGCCATTGCCCTGCACGGTTTTGGTGAGGTTCACCAGCTTCATCTCAAAGCGGATATCCGGCTTGTCATTGCCGTAAAATTCCATGGCATCATCCCAGGTCATGCGGGGGAAGGGCTCATTGAACTCAATACCCTTGATCTCTTTAAAGATATACTTGGTCATATCTTCAAAGTTGTTCAGGATATCTTCCTGCTCCACGAAGCTCATTTCGCAGTCTATCTGGGTAAACTCCGGCTGGCGGTCTGCACGCAGGTCCTCGTCGCGGAAGCATTTTACGATCTGGTAGTAACGGTCATACCCGCTTACCATCAGCAGCTGCTTAAAGGTTTGCGGGGACTGGGGCAGGGCGTAAAACTCGTTGGCGTTCATGCGGCTGGGCACCACGAAGTCGCGGGCACCTTCCGGGGTAGACTTGATCAGGAAAGGCGTTTCAATGTCCATGAAGCCGCGGCTGTCCAGGAAGTTGCGGGCAGCACGGTTTACGCGGTAGCGCAGCTCCAGGTTCTGCTTCACCAGGTTACGGCGCAGGTCCAGGTAGCGGTACTTCATACGCAGTTCATCCCCGCCGTCCGTATCGTCGGCGATGGTGAAGGGGGGCGTTTTGGCCGCATTAAGGATGGTGAAATTATTAACGATGATCTCAATATCACCAGTGGGTATGTTCTTGTTCTTATTGGTACGCTCCGCGGCGTTACCCTGTACCTGGATCACAAATTCGCGGCCCAGGGGCTGGGCATCCAGCTGCGCATTGAGGCTTTCATTGAACAACAATTGCGTAATACCGTAGCGGTCCCGCAGGTCCACGAAGGTGATGCTGCCAAACTTACGCACGGTTTGTACCCAACCGGTAAGGGTTACGGGCTGCCCCGCGTGTTCAATCCTTAATTCGCCACAAGTATGCGTCCTGTACATAATGAATGATACTGATTTGTCTGTGAATGCCTGGGCGGCCGACCAGTTTTGGCCACACCGCAAGTGCGCAAAGATAGTATTGCAGGCTGATTTTTATGCTTTCAACCTGTTAAAAAACCGTTTTATCTGTATTTCAGCAGGCATTTCCACCTGGTTTTCAAGGCATTGCATTAATTGCCAGGCGGTAAGCGGGGCCAGGGAGCATCCCTTGGTTCCCATCCCGTTGAAAACGCCCAGTTGGGGGTGTTGCGGG
Proteins encoded:
- a CDS encoding glucosaminidase domain-containing protein; this translates as MKCSKIFRALVLTLSLLVLVTMAQAQQYNAKSYLHEFKPVAQQLMRESGIPASVILGVAMLESGMGNSKNARLLHNHFGIVGKNNLHKKGTYHSKYREYTTAEASFQSFVKTLKKKRWYGSVKGSSDYALWLKHMHAGKYSSAGNVWVSRVTAIITRYKLHALDADMTLAKE
- the aspS gene encoding aspartate--tRNA ligase, with product MYRTHTCGELRIEHAGQPVTLTGWVQTVRKFGSITFVDLRDRYGITQLLFNESLNAQLDAQPLGREFVIQVQGNAAERTNKNKNIPTGDIEIIVNNFTILNAAKTPPFTIADDTDGGDELRMKYRYLDLRRNLVKQNLELRYRVNRAARNFLDSRGFMDIETPFLIKSTPEGARDFVVPSRMNANEFYALPQSPQTFKQLLMVSGYDRYYQIVKCFRDEDLRADRQPEFTQIDCEMSFVEQEDILNNFEDMTKYIFKEIKGIEFNEPFPRMTWDDAMEFYGNDKPDIRFEMKLVNLTKTVQGNGFKVFDEAEVVLAINAAGCAEYTRKQLDELTDWVKRPQIGMSGLIYARVGADGSIKSSVDKFFDEPKLKVWAELANARPGDLILVLAGKEEKTRKAASELRLEMGERLGLRDKNVFKPLWVIDFPLLEWAEEDNRWVARHHPFTSPKPEHIALMDDLSRYGEIKANAYDIVLNGTEIGGGSIRIFQRPLQEKMFAALGMSPEEAQHKFGFLLGAFEYGAPPHGGIAFGFDRLCSLLGGSETIRDFIAFPKNNSGRDVMLDAPSAIDDKQLAELRIDLVKEAKA